The genomic interval TGATCCCGATCGGGTATGGAATAATGCACGACCATAAGAGATAAGAAATGATAGAACACCATTTCAAACGAGCAAACTGCACTCATTGCAATGACAATCTACTTTGGTAAAAAACTGTTTAACACATGATCTAATCCTACTTATTATTAGTAGTACTCGATGTTAATATCAATGAGGCGAGCACGGTGATCTGATAAAAGAGTTTAAATAATATACAGATTGAGGAATAGATGATCCTTTCATTAAACATAACACCAATTAAATATAAATCAGTTCTGATCGATGGTGCAATACTTTGTAAAGAAAAAACAAGAGTAAGGAAGGTAGAGAATAGTAGTATGTACTCAATAACTTAGAAGATAAAGTGGAAAATCCAATAATAAGAGAAAATAATTTCATGATCTACAATATAGTACCTAGCGTCGGTGACTCGAATCCTTGATATAAAGAGACCTATTTAACATAAGTACTGATTCAAACTGTATGATAATATCCAGAATATTTGCTGACTCACAGGTCAATTTGCTCATGATAGCTAAAACCAATATATTGATAATAGACTTAGCTGGAAAAGTGGAACTAGTAAACAATTAGAGTGGAGAATTTTAAATTCATAGAAAAGTACCTCCAGATTATACTAATATTATAGTTTATCAAAGTAGCTTTCAATATTAATGTTAAGTGGAATTTGTTTAATTCCAGCATTTTTTAACGTACATAAGTATTTTAGCAAACATTATTTATATAGGATCTCATTTGCTTTCTTTATTTATTTCTCCGTAATACATAAAAGATGGACATAATTCAATGATCGTTATTACTCCGATGATTTATATGATATTTTTCTGGCCTTATGAAACTTATTAAATACGGCTTTGTTAGCATGACTACTACTGAGTTTAAATCAACAGATGATAGTTTGATGACTTTTCGAAAAAGACAATTATGATGTATTAATTTTTTATAAGGAATTAATTGGTGCAAAAGAATGAATGATTTGCTAGTGTGAAAAAGGTGAGAAAGAGAATCCTCAATAGATGCGCAAAATACGTTACAGTAAATTTTAATGTAAGGATGATATTGCATGATGATTAGATCGTGATCAGGGAAATAACATTGGACAAAAAGTTTCCATTGCCGTCATAGTTGCTTCTATCCGGGATCGATGATGAAACTGCTTGTCTTATAGTATGATCAGCACAGTGGCGTGGTGGATATCATACTTCAAAATATGATAATCTCTCGCTGGTATGGGATAGTCAAATAAGAAATATAAATGAAGAGCCAAAGCTCTCAATCGACAACAAATGGTCAATAACTAATTCAGCTTCTTATACCATTTAAGTGTGGATAAATTTCATATCAGAACTTAATATAATATAAAATGGATTTTCCAATCTCCATAAAAGGATATAAGAAAGTAGAAATCCTTATTGAATTGTTGCAACCATGGTAAAATTAATATCAGCAACTACTAAAAGATGATGCAATATTGTCAAGATGAGATGGTGTGAAATATTCATTATTGGAGGCGGTGTAGCTACATCTCTAAGGAAAATAGCTCTAAGTACTCTGTATATAGAATTATTTTTTTCAAATACTGTAAGTAAAAACTCTCTCTGTAGGAGTGAAAAAATTGAGAAGAGACAAAAACAAAACACTTCATCTATTTTTACTATTGGTTGTTACTGCAGTTTTTATCTGGTCAGTTATCAAGCCTGCCGGGTACTTGATATGGATATTGGAGGTTAGCCCTGCCGTTATCGGACTAATGATTGTCCTTGCAACATACAATAAATTTCGCCTCACTAATCTCTCTTATATTATTATTACAATTCTAGCCATTATGATGTTTGTTGGCGGTCATTATACATATTCAAAAGTACCCCTTTTTAATTGGGCAAAAGATATCTTTCATTTTAATCGAAATCACTACGATCGTTTTGGACATTTTCTAAAAGGCTTGTTTGTAATTGTAATAAGAGAAATATTATTACGGAAAACACCAATAACCAAAGGTTATTGGTTATTGGTCATTGCTACAAGTATTTCACTTGCGATCGCTTCCTTGTACGAAATCATCGAATGGTTATCCTCTAAAATAACAAGGGAAGGAAAAATAACTAAAAGCTTTTTAGGTATGCAAGGCGACATTTGGGATGCACAATGGGATATGTCGCTTACCTTAGTTGGTACAATTCTTGCTTTACTTATCCTTTCAAAGCTACATAACCGTCTCTTGAAAAAATTTAAATGAAAAACAGAAAAAACCACTAATCAGTGGTTTTTTCTGTTACGTATCAAACTTTCAAGAGTGAAACTTTACTATCATGAGTAGTTTGCTCAATATACAAAAGTTTATTCCTACTTGGATTTTCAAGGTATTTCCTGTAATTATTTTAAAAAACAATGTAAATCTTAATACATATATGACTATTAGAAGGAGTGAAAAAGGAATGAAGACAAAAAAATATGTATTGGGACTCTTATCAACTATTTTATCAGTAGGGTTTCTTTTTGGTTGTAATGATAAAAAGGATGAAGCTGAGCCTGATCCAACTGAAGAACCGTCTGAACAAAAAGCACAAAATACTCGTGACAACAATGATCTGCGAGACGTGGGATTTCAACCCGACGGTGATCAGAATAATAATGTAGATAATAATAACCAGACACGATTAGAGGTAGCTGATAAGGCTGCGGATCGTATTGTTAAATTAAATGAAGTAGACACGGCAAATGTGATTGTTACAAACCGAAATGCATACGTGGCTGTTGTTTTAAAGAATGGAGCAAACGGAGAGGTAACCGACCGTTTAAAAAAGAAGATTTCAGATCAAGTAAAAGCTACAGATAAAGATATTCGAAATGTGTATGTGTCATCCGATCCTGATTTTGTGAATCGTATGGAAGGGTACGGAAATCGAATTAATGAAGGTTCGACAAGAAATGGCCTATTTGAAGATTTTACTGAAACCGTTAAAAGAGTATTCCCTAACAATCGTTAAATAAAAATGATGAGATATAACAAAGCAATTTTTTGTGTTTTAAAAAGAGAGGCCTCCTTATAGATTAAGGAGGTTTCATCTATGCTTCTCTCTCCATTATACGAAATGACTTAATAGTTATTTTTGGTTCCTTTCTTACAATCATAAGAGCATTAATCATGTAAGGGGTTCTTCGTTAGGAAAGAAGAGTCTGTCTATCTAAAATTGAAGGAGAAAATCGGGATGGATTATAAAATATTCAGGAGAATTAATCAACTGGCTGGTCGCTATTCTATATTAGATATGCTGATGATATTGATTTCAAATAAGATACGTTATCTATTCGTTTTTGTATTAATGTTGATGTGGTTTCGAGGCTATTCACAAAGAAAAGTGACCGTATATGCCGTCATCTCTTCGACTTTTACGTTGTTGATTAACATGTTAATTCAATGTTTTTATTTTAAGCCTCGTCCATTTATGAAGCGTCGTGTCGGCATCCTTATTCCTTCAAAGATGAACTCCGCATTTTTAAGTATACATACGTTGCTTACAACTGCGGTATCCACTTCTATTTTTCTACGTGAACGTCTTCTTGGGTCAGTTATGTGGATATTGTCCTTTTTAACAGGATTCTCAAGGATTTGGGTAGGGCATCATTATCCCTCTGATATTATCCGAAGCCTCTTTATTGGTAGCTTGACAAGTATTATCGTTGAGAAAGTCTTTGGTTCTCTAAAAGTAATGAACCGAAAATCAAAAAAGTATTATGCCCAAATACGTAAATGAAGCATTTTCATTAGCTAATAATGTCTCGATTCTGTACTTGCTTTAATAATTGGTTAAAGCAGTTGCTATAGCGAAGGCTTCTACTAATAACGATAAGATAAAGCACTTAAGGAAAAAAGTCCCTAATCTCCGCATTTTCAGTTATAAAATATGTATTTAGGCTAATGAGTTAAACAAACTTACCGATCTCCTGTAGTTTATCATCGAGTTTTATACATATGAGATTTTAAAATTATTCATTGCTTAAGTCTCTTTTTGTTTTATAACTGGATTTATTTAAGACAAATCCTGTAATTAGCTCATTAAATTGAACCCACTTTTTTGTAGGCAGTTGGTGACCCTGTTGTGGTAAAACAAAGAATTCAGCATGCTTACATTTATTTTTATACTCTTTCATATAGTGGGTAGTCCAATCCTTTTTCCCACCATATATAAACAACAAAGGCATAGTTAAATGATGAAGTTTGTCTAAACAGTTATAGTGTAATGAATGATTATAGTACTGATACCATGATTCGTGATCTGCTTTTTTCATATAACTAACTAGGCTCTTTCTTAGTGTCTTGTCCCGAGTATGACTTATAGAAAGGCTTTTTATTAATATGTTTAGGTGTTCTTTTACCATATACATTCCTATTTTATGTAATAGTTGTCCAGGTATATCTCTTACTATAGGGTAAGTTCCTGAGAAAACTAATAATTCGATTCTATCGGGATGATAAATAGCCAGCTCTTGAGCAATTAGACAGCCAGCAGAATAACCACATATGATAGCCTTGTCTAAATGCAGCGCATCCATAAAACGCAATACTTCGTTTGCATAGAAGGAAATTGATACAGTTTGTTCAGCTTTAGGACTTCGTCCATGACCACTTAAATCTGGAAAGATGACTCTCATATGCTTGGATAAATCGTATTGATAATGGAAGACTTTATTTCCCATGCCAGGTGGATGAATAAAGATGACTGGCATACCCTGTCCACGCTCTTCATAATACAAGTATTTATTAGTGTCTATTTCAATAAAAGGCATGATTATTTCTCACTCCAAAATCAATTAATAATTACTTTTTAGTTAAGGTTAATCTAGTTTATGAAAACCAAGATCTTTTTTCATCTTACATTTAACTCAATATAATTAACTATTTGTGCTGTATGGTTTAAAATCAAAGATCCTTTTTATTATTTATTATGAGGTTATTATAGTAAGACTATACAGACTAAAAAGGGGGAGATTTTAGAATTGTTAATAGGATTTCTGATAATGCTGATTATGTGAACTAAACATGTATACGATACACAGTTTAAAAAGCAGAAAAACTCCCATCGGTTGGAAGAAAGTTTTTCTGCTTTTTAAGAGTTTGCTATAGTATGATGATTTATCCATCTTGAGTAGTTTGCTTAAAAGATAAACTTTTATTCATTTACATAAAAAGAAAAAACATTCATGACAGGTAGCTAAAGCTTATACATATAGTAAGAGATAAATTAATTAAAAAGGTGATTAGTATGTTTCGAAAAATACCGGTTGTTCTTGTCGGAAGCTTATTATTAAGTATAGGAATTAATGGATTTTTAGTTCCTCATTATTTGTTGGATGGAGGGACAATTGGAATTGCTCTCATCCTTCACTATTATTTTGAATTTCCTACAGGTGTAACGATGATTATTTTGGGTTTTCCATTATGTTGGTTTGCTTGGGTTTATGAAAGAACTTATTTTTATAATAGTTTTTATGGGTTAGTTATTTCTTCTTTATTGATTGATTGGCTAGAGCCTATTAAAGACCAGTTTCAACTCTCTGTTTTTCCTAGTGTGATCTTTGGAGGAGTATGTATTGGAACGGGGATTGGTCTTATGCTTCGATACGAGACAAGCACTGGAGGAACAGATTTATTAGCACAACTTATATCAAAAGCTTTTTCCTTAAACATAGGGATGGTTATTTTAATTATAGATGGTTTTATCATAACAGCAGCTCTTCCTTTATTAGGACCTAAAACGTTTCTTTTTTCATGTTCGACAATTTTTATAGGTGGAATGACAACTTCGTTAATTACAAAAAAAGAATAATTGGGATTATAAAATCAGTATCTTCTATCCTCCGTTTTTTGCCCCTCCCTTTCTACACCCTTCAATCGCTTTATAAGTTCATGTTAACTATTTTGACTTATAAACCTAAAATCCTTTTAAAAATGGCCTTCTTTTAGAGTAATCTAAAATACATAAACCTTTTCGTAAAAATTAAGGGATGCTGTTATGACATTTGTTTGATTATAAATTGAATACCATATCTCTTTCTAAATCATACTATATAAGTACATTTGTATTTATACCAAAATCAGGAGGTTCTGTTAATGAGCAATGGTAATACACCGGCAATTGGATTCATTTACAACGGTGAATTTTACGAAATACTTATAAATAAGAAGTCCACAACATTTAAGGAAAACATTAGCCCCCAGGAATCTAGATTACCTACGGAGTTAAACTTTCCTGGGGAAGACGAAAAAAAATTAGTTTTTGTTTCCTATAATTTCACCGGAAATGGTCAGACACCAACAATAATTGAGAAATCTAATCAATTACCAGAAAACGCTATAAAAATGCTATTAGAATACAGTATTGATTCATCTAGACCTTTCTTATAAAGGAAACTTAATGTGGAATCTTTTCTCAAAAAATATAGCATAATTCTCTATAAGGACTATTTTTATAGGGACTAACATATATATATAGTGCAGACTTTTTATGCATTCACCTTCCACTGGGGTATCGAGAAAACGTAGTCATATCAAGGATGTATAAAAAGCTGCATACTCCGGAAAAAGAACCCTCGGCGGAACCGTTCTGCGACAAGGGTTCTTTTTTGGTGTGTCTTCCGGAAAGAGTGTTTATGGTGCGACAAGAAGTCGCTTTCTTACAGTGTAGCTAACGCTACTCATCTAGACGCGGAGATGATCTCCATCCAAAACGGCATTCTTGGTAACGAGTCTGTCGGTTGCATGAGGAAATGCGGAAACAGAGGACAAATGCATGGTCCAGAATACTGCTAGGAGAAGATAGGTATGGTAAACGAAAGTGAAGGTTTGTAAGCTTCGTTACTCTTAGCCCAAGATAATGCATAGATTGGCTTGGGTCTTGGTAAGAGGAAAAGTAGAATCATAAGGCTACTCTGATGCGTCCCGCATCTTACCCGGAGTAAAGAACCTACCTCCCCCTATCGCATCTGTAGAATGTGGAACTTGGTAAGCCCTATGTCATCTGCATAAGCAGTAGGATGACTGCAAAGTCAAACGATGTGGCAGAGGGTATGGGATATGAGAAAAAGCGAAAGCCGTTACCCTGAAAAGGGACAGGAAAGCAGAAACGTTGTATAACTGGACGGATACTGTCGTCTTTATAGACAATGACAGGCTCGAAAGAGCGCCTACTTCTCATGGGTCTTCAACACGAAAATAAATTTGTGGCTATCTTTTAACGACAAGGAGCGTGCTGTTATGAATACCTCTCCACGAGCGTCGGCGCACGTCTCGCATAAAGGTTGGTACTCTATTGATTGGAATACTGTACAAAAATATGTAACGAAGTTACGACAAAGAATTTATCGTGCCGAACAACAGAATCAACAAAGGAAAGTAAGGAAGCTTCAACGCTTACTCCTTCGGAGTAAAGCAAATCTACTACTTTCTATTCGCAGAGTGACACAACAAAATAACGGTAAGCGAACACCTGGAGTAGACGGCTACACGGCCTCAAATCCAAACGAACGTATCAAACTTTATCAACAATTAGTTAAATGTAATGTCTTTCAGCATCGCCCAAAGCCAGCGAAGCGAATGTTTATTCCTAAGAAAAATGGAAAACTAAGACCTCTCGGTATTCCGACAATGCGAGATCGAGTGTACCAAAATGTCGTGAAGAATGCACTCGAACCGCAATGGGAAGGCAGATTCGAGTCTACCGCCTATGGTTTTCGTCCTAAACGAAGCACACACGATGCTATAAGTAATCTCTTTAACAAGCTTAACACCAACAGTAAGAAAAAGTGGGTTTTTGAGGGGGATTTCTTAGGATGTTTTGACCACCTCAAACATGATTGGATAGTAGAACAAATATCTACGTTTCCAGGAACCCCTCTTATCAAAAGGTGGCTCAAGATGGGATACATAGAGCAGGATATGCTCCGTCCAACAAAGGAAGGAACTCCGCAAGGAGGCATTGTGTCCCTCCTAGCCAATATCGCCTTATGCGGTATGGAAAAGAGATTGGTATTATCTATAAAAGACATACAAACCAAACGGAGGATATAAAATCGACCCCAAGTGTAAGATAGGACGTGTTCTCTACGCAGATGACTTCGTCATCGTAACAGAAACGAAGGAACAAGCTGAAAGTATGTATCAAAACCTAATTCCTTATTTACAAAAACGAGGAATTACACTCAGCACGGATAAAACTAGGGTTACACATATCGAGAATGGGTTCGATTTTCTTGGCTTCTCGCTGCGTCAATACAACACAGGACAAGGAAAGAAGTTATTGATCAAACCTAGCAAAGACAGTATCAAAAAAGCTAAAAACAAGATAAAAGATACGTTCACAGTAATGAGAGGACGACCAGTAAAAGAAATTATACGTGTCTTAAACCCTATTATTAGAGGTTACGGACAGTATTGGAAACATGTCGTTTCCAAAAGACGTTTAGTTATATGGACTATTATGTTTTCTCTAAATTAATCAAACATCTTAAACAATTACATCCAAAAAAATCGTGGAAATGGATTACCAGGCGTTATTTTAAGAAGCCCAACCACGGTGGAAATGATAAATGGACTCTCACCTGTCCACCTACTAATATTCAATTGTTGAAGATGGCCTGGATTAAAATAGAACGACATGTGATGGTAGCCTATAAAAACAGTCCAGATGATCCGAACCTAAAAGGATATTGGGAAAAGCGAGACCGTAAGGTCTTCAATAGCGAAAATACGCTAGATAGGATAAAACTCGCAAGG from Priestia megaterium carries:
- a CDS encoding DUF2238 domain-containing protein; the protein is MKKLRRDKNKTLHLFLLLVVTAVFIWSVIKPAGYLIWILEVSPAVIGLMIVLATYNKFRLTNLSYIIITILAIMMFVGGHYTYSKVPLFNWAKDIFHFNRNHYDRFGHFLKGLFVIVIREILLRKTPITKGYWLLVIATSISLAIASLYEIIEWLSSKITREGKITKSFLGMQGDIWDAQWDMSLTLVGTILALLILSKLHNRLLKKFK
- a CDS encoding YhcN/YlaJ family sporulation lipoprotein produces the protein MKTKKYVLGLLSTILSVGFLFGCNDKKDEAEPDPTEEPSEQKAQNTRDNNDLRDVGFQPDGDQNNNVDNNNQTRLEVADKAADRIVKLNEVDTANVIVTNRNAYVAVVLKNGANGEVTDRLKKKISDQVKATDKDIRNVYVSSDPDFVNRMEGYGNRINEGSTRNGLFEDFTETVKRVFPNNR
- a CDS encoding undecaprenyl-diphosphatase, coding for MDYKIFRRINQLAGRYSILDMLMILISNKIRYLFVFVLMLMWFRGYSQRKVTVYAVISSTFTLLINMLIQCFYFKPRPFMKRRVGILIPSKMNSAFLSIHTLLTTAVSTSIFLRERLLGSVMWILSFLTGFSRIWVGHHYPSDIIRSLFIGSLTSIIVEKVFGSLKVMNRKSKKYYAQIRK
- a CDS encoding alpha/beta fold hydrolase gives rise to the protein MPFIEIDTNKYLYYEERGQGMPVIFIHPPGMGNKVFHYQYDLSKHMRVIFPDLSGHGRSPKAEQTVSISFYANEVLRFMDALHLDKAIICGYSAGCLIAQELAIYHPDRIELLVFSGTYPIVRDIPGQLLHKIGMYMVKEHLNILIKSLSISHTRDKTLRKSLVSYMKKADHESWYQYYNHSLHYNCLDKLHHLTMPLLFIYGGKKDWTTHYMKEYKNKCKHAEFFVLPQQGHQLPTKKWVQFNELITGFVLNKSSYKTKRDLSNE
- a CDS encoding YitT family protein, producing the protein MFRKIPVVLVGSLLLSIGINGFLVPHYLLDGGTIGIALILHYYFEFPTGVTMIILGFPLCWFAWVYERTYFYNSFYGLVISSLLIDWLEPIKDQFQLSVFPSVIFGGVCIGTGIGLMLRYETSTGGTDLLAQLISKAFSLNIGMVILIIDGFIITAALPLLGPKTFLFSCSTIFIGGMTTSLITKKE
- a CDS encoding reverse transcriptase N-terminal domain-containing protein; the protein is MNTSPRASAHVSHKGWYSIDWNTVQKYVTKLRQRIYRAEQQNQQRKVRKLQRLLLRSKANLLLSIRRVTQQNNGKRTPGVDGYTASNPNERIKLYQQLVKCNVFQHRPKPAKRMFIPKKNGKLRPLGIPTMRDRVYQNVVKNALEPQWEGRFESTAYGFRPKRSTHDAISNLFNKLNTNSKKKWVFEGDFLGCFDHLKHDWIVEQISTFPGTPLIKRWLKMGYIEQDMLRPTKEGTPQGGIVSLLANIALCGMEKRLVLSIKDIQTKRRI